One region of Hoeflea sp. 108 genomic DNA includes:
- a CDS encoding glycosyltransferase family 39 protein has product MSAAGINLSETPRKALAPLTYLMLAALCLFAFIPGISTLPPTDRDESRFVQATKQMVETGDYVDIRFQDVPRYKKPAGIYWLQSAAVLVSGQGSEAPIWVYRLISVLAATFSVLALTVIGSRMFGPSAGLIAGLGLMGILMLGFEARIAKTDATLLATALLAQGSLAAIYLGHKAGRPQGRANWLFWFAQGLALLIKGPVIPFLSLLTIAALVIFDRDRGWLRKLRPFTGLLLTLLVAAPWLVLITIKTGSEFWQESVGKDLLSKVGSGQESHGFPPGYYFLTYSVFMWPFALVALEGGLKALRSFREDPRLLFCLAWYLPYWIAIEAIPTKLPHYALPAYPAMILLMAWTLTDASAATVELARWQQWLRKVCAFGMFGISIGLAAIAFGITPYFLGYVSWWGLLAALLVLIAARYGIGAPDNMDPVKRIAFAAAAAAAAFGVLTTKVLPPLKPVWLSPEIAQRFEQLKPCPTSTLISAGYGEPSLVFLAGTRTLLTDGAGAAAALTADPACGIAVVGAAESQHFLAAVPGGADALKEIGSIEGMNYSKGEPRALTFYTLAR; this is encoded by the coding sequence ATGTCGGCTGCCGGAATCAATCTCTCGGAAACACCGCGCAAGGCATTGGCCCCGCTCACTTATCTGATGCTGGCGGCACTCTGCCTGTTCGCCTTCATTCCCGGCATTTCGACGCTTCCGCCGACCGACCGCGACGAGTCGCGCTTCGTCCAGGCGACCAAGCAGATGGTCGAGACCGGCGACTATGTCGACATCCGCTTCCAGGACGTGCCGCGCTACAAGAAGCCCGCCGGCATCTACTGGCTGCAGTCGGCCGCCGTCCTCGTCAGCGGCCAGGGCAGCGAAGCGCCGATCTGGGTCTACCGGCTGATCTCGGTCCTGGCGGCCACCTTCTCGGTGCTGGCGCTGACCGTCATCGGCAGCCGCATGTTCGGTCCATCAGCCGGCCTCATCGCCGGCCTCGGCCTCATGGGCATCTTGATGCTCGGTTTCGAGGCACGCATCGCCAAGACCGATGCGACCCTGCTCGCCACAGCACTTCTGGCCCAGGGATCGCTTGCCGCCATCTATCTCGGCCACAAGGCCGGCAGGCCCCAGGGCCGCGCCAACTGGCTGTTCTGGTTCGCCCAGGGGCTGGCGCTGCTCATCAAGGGTCCGGTCATCCCCTTCCTCAGCCTGCTCACCATCGCAGCGCTTGTCATCTTCGACCGCGATCGCGGCTGGCTGCGCAAGCTGCGCCCCTTCACGGGCCTGTTGCTGACCTTGCTGGTCGCGGCCCCCTGGCTGGTGCTGATCACGATCAAGACCGGCTCCGAGTTCTGGCAGGAATCCGTCGGCAAGGATCTGCTCTCGAAGGTCGGCTCCGGCCAGGAATCGCATGGTTTCCCGCCCGGCTATTATTTCCTCACCTATTCGGTGTTCATGTGGCCCTTCGCGCTGGTGGCGCTCGAAGGCGGGCTCAAGGCGCTGCGCAGTTTCCGTGAGGACCCGCGGCTGCTGTTCTGCCTTGCCTGGTACCTGCCCTACTGGATCGCCATCGAGGCGATCCCGACCAAGCTGCCGCATTATGCCCTGCCGGCCTATCCGGCGATGATCCTGCTGATGGCATGGACGCTCACCGACGCGTCTGCCGCCACCGTCGAGCTCGCTCGCTGGCAGCAGTGGCTGCGCAAGGTTTGCGCCTTCGGCATGTTCGGCATCAGCATCGGCCTTGCCGCCATCGCCTTCGGCATCACGCCCTATTTCCTCGGCTACGTCTCCTGGTGGGGACTGCTGGCCGCCCTGCTGGTCCTCATTGCCGCCCGCTACGGCATCGGCGCGCCCGACAACATGGATCCGGTCAAGCGCATAGCCTTTGCGGCCGCCGCGGCCGCCGCAGCTTTCGGCGTGCTCACCACCAAGGTGCTGCCGCCGCTCAAGCCGGTGTGGCTCAGCCCGGAGATCGCCCAGCGCTTCGAACAGTTGAAGCCGTGCCCGACCTCGACGCTGATTTCAGCCGGATATGGCGAGCCCAGCCTCGTCTTCCTTGCGGGAACCAGGACCTTGCTGACCGACGGCGCCGGCGCCGCCGCAGCACTGACAGCCGATCCCGCCTGCGGCATTGCCGTGGTCGGAGCCGCCGAGAGCCAGCACTTCCTTGCCGCCGTCCCCGGTGGCGCGGACGCGCTCAAGGAGATCGGCAGCATCGAGGGCATGAACTATTCCAAGGGCGAGCCCCGCGCGCTGACCTTCTACACCCTGGCCCGGTAA
- a CDS encoding EthD family reductase produces MIKMSVYYPANGGSKFDHDYYRTRHMPLIQERLGDACLRYEIDKGLAGREPGSAPEFVAACHVYSPNLATFQEALGPHRAEIAADVANYTDIAPIVQISEVVEG; encoded by the coding sequence ATGATCAAGATGAGCGTCTACTATCCGGCCAATGGCGGCTCGAAGTTCGATCACGACTACTACCGCACCCGCCATATGCCACTGATCCAGGAACGGCTCGGCGATGCCTGCCTGCGCTACGAGATCGACAAGGGCCTTGCGGGTCGCGAACCTGGAAGCGCGCCGGAGTTCGTCGCGGCGTGCCATGTCTACTCGCCGAATCTGGCGACATTCCAGGAGGCGTTGGGTCCTCACCGCGCGGAGATCGCCGCGGACGTCGCCAACTATACGGACATCGCCCCCATCGTGCAGATCAGCGAAGTCGTTGAAGGGTAG
- a CDS encoding ABC transporter substrate-binding protein: MRGLVVSLMAGAMSLAAAQAMAADKVTLQLKWVTQSQFGGYYVAKDKGFYKEEGLDVDIKPGGPDIAPEQVIAGGGADVIVDWMGGALAARDKGVMLVNIAQPYKKAGMELVCPKDGPIKSEADFKGHTLGVWFFGNEYPFYAWMNKLGIPTEGGKDGVTVLKQSFDVQPLIQKQADCISVMTYNEYWQLIDAGYKPEDLTVFNYTAMGVDLLEDGLYVMEDKLKDPAFEDKMVRFVRASMKGWKYAVDNPDEAAGIVVENGGQDENHQKRMMGEVAKLIDNADGKLIEAAYDRTAKALLDQKIITKEPSGAWTAAITDKAIK; this comes from the coding sequence ATGAGAGGACTTGTAGTTTCGTTGATGGCCGGGGCGATGTCGCTTGCCGCGGCGCAGGCGATGGCAGCCGACAAGGTGACGCTGCAGCTGAAATGGGTGACACAGTCGCAGTTCGGCGGCTACTACGTCGCCAAGGACAAGGGTTTCTACAAGGAGGAAGGCCTCGACGTCGACATCAAGCCGGGTGGCCCCGACATCGCGCCTGAGCAGGTTATCGCCGGCGGCGGCGCCGACGTCATCGTCGACTGGATGGGCGGCGCGCTGGCTGCCCGCGACAAGGGCGTGATGCTGGTCAACATCGCCCAGCCCTACAAGAAGGCCGGCATGGAGCTGGTCTGCCCGAAGGACGGGCCGATCAAGTCCGAAGCCGACTTCAAGGGCCACACGCTGGGCGTCTGGTTCTTCGGCAACGAATATCCGTTCTATGCCTGGATGAACAAGCTCGGCATTCCGACCGAAGGCGGCAAGGACGGCGTGACCGTGCTGAAGCAGAGCTTCGACGTGCAGCCGCTGATCCAGAAGCAGGCCGACTGCATCTCGGTCATGACCTACAACGAGTACTGGCAGCTGATCGACGCCGGCTACAAGCCGGAAGACCTGACGGTCTTCAACTATACGGCGATGGGCGTCGACCTGCTCGAGGATGGCCTCTACGTGATGGAGGACAAGCTCAAGGATCCGGCCTTCGAAGACAAGATGGTGCGTTTCGTGCGCGCCTCGATGAAGGGCTGGAAATACGCCGTCGACAATCCTGACGAGGCCGCCGGCATCGTCGTCGAAAATGGCGGCCAGGACGAGAACCACCAGAAGCGCATGATGGGCGAGGTGGCCAAGCTGATCGACAATGCCGACGGCAAGCTGATCGAGGCGGCCTACGACCGCACCGCCAAGGCGCTGCTCGACCAGAAGATCATCACCAAGGAGCCTTCGGGCGCCTGGACGGCTGCGATCACCGACAAGGCGATCAAGTAA
- a CDS encoding ABC transporter permease produces MSFSRLSWQVGLALVLCAVAMTTMPMLAPEAAAPMSNGMSTLVIGLVALSAVASFAMFSGAASAAVLFVGAHGAAWLLIAGIAGNEGMARLPYFLLLAAAWLLAWRCVAILSALKPRASQAKTFLRLLIPAIFGAWILIIWEAVTRGAGIPFILLPPPSSVAARIASSLPILVADVRQTIFKAVLFGYIVGCGAGFVVAILADRVAFLRRGLLPIGNMVSALPIIGVAPIMVMWFGFDWQSKAAVVIIMTFFPMLVNTVAGLAASGHMERDLMRTYASSYWQTLFKLRLPAAAPFIFNALKINSTLALIGAIVAEFFGTPVVGMGFRISTEIGRMNVDMVWAEIAVAALAGSVFYGVVALAERATTFWHPSVRGGRA; encoded by the coding sequence ATGAGTTTTTCCAGACTGTCCTGGCAGGTCGGGCTGGCCTTGGTGCTGTGCGCTGTCGCCATGACCACGATGCCCATGCTTGCGCCCGAGGCGGCAGCACCGATGTCCAACGGCATGTCGACGCTTGTCATCGGGCTGGTTGCGTTGAGTGCCGTGGCTTCCTTCGCCATGTTCTCGGGCGCTGCCAGTGCTGCCGTGCTTTTCGTCGGAGCGCATGGGGCTGCCTGGCTGCTGATTGCGGGTATTGCCGGCAATGAAGGCATGGCGCGTTTGCCATATTTCCTGCTGCTGGCGGCCGCATGGCTGCTCGCCTGGCGCTGCGTCGCCATCCTGTCGGCGCTGAAGCCAAGAGCGTCGCAGGCAAAGACCTTCCTCAGGCTGCTGATCCCGGCGATCTTCGGCGCATGGATCCTGATCATCTGGGAGGCGGTGACGCGCGGCGCGGGCATTCCGTTCATCCTGCTGCCGCCGCCAAGCTCGGTCGCGGCACGCATCGCAAGCTCGCTGCCCATCCTGGTGGCCGACGTGCGGCAGACGATCTTCAAGGCCGTGCTGTTCGGCTACATCGTCGGCTGCGGCGCCGGCTTCGTGGTCGCTATCCTCGCCGACCGGGTGGCGTTCCTGCGCCGGGGCCTGCTGCCGATCGGCAACATGGTGTCGGCGCTGCCGATCATCGGCGTGGCGCCCATCATGGTGATGTGGTTCGGCTTCGACTGGCAGTCGAAGGCGGCCGTGGTCATCATCATGACCTTCTTCCCGATGCTGGTGAACACCGTTGCCGGCCTCGCCGCCTCCGGTCACATGGAGCGCGACCTGATGCGGACCTATGCGTCGAGCTACTGGCAGACGCTGTTCAAGCTCAGGCTGCCGGCAGCGGCACCCTTCATCTTCAACGCGCTGAAGATCAACTCGACGCTGGCGCTGATCGGCGCCATCGTGGCCGAATTCTTCGGCACGCCTGTCGTCGGCATGGGCTTCCGCATCTCGACGGAGATCGGCCGCATGAATGTCGACATGGTCTGGGCGGAGATCGCTGTTGCGGCTCTGGCCGGTTCCGTCTTCTATGGCGTGGTCGCACTCGCGGAGAGGGCCACCACATTCTGGCATCCGTCCGTCCGTGGTGGACGGGCGTGA